Proteins from a genomic interval of Candidatus Alcyoniella australis:
- a CDS encoding DUF5989 family protein has product MNKQPDSNERRKEELPTFRNRRELLLYSYLRIRETKKWWLLPILLLWIALGVVINIFAPGSVMPAIYSLIP; this is encoded by the coding sequence ATGAACAAACAACCAGACAGTAACGAACGCCGCAAAGAGGAACTCCCCACCTTTCGCAACCGCCGGGAGCTGTTGCTCTACAGCTATCTGCGGATTCGAGAGACCAAAAAATGGTGGCTGTTGCCGATCCTGCTGCTATGGATCGCCTTGGGCGTCGTGATCAACATCTTTGCGCCCGGCTCGGTGATGCCTGCGATCTACAGCCTGATCCCTTGA